The following DNA comes from Aquila chrysaetos chrysaetos chromosome 9, bAquChr1.4, whole genome shotgun sequence.
TGTTTCTTCAGCCTtggctgaaggagaaaaaaattagttacaAAGCAATGGCAAAAAGTGACCATTAATTATGAGAGGTGACAGGGTGTAGCCCACAACCATGACCTCTGGGGTCTTCACTGCATGAGAAATTTGAATCATAGAAATAGGATATCCTGAGCTGGAAGGAACCCATGAGGATCTTCGAGTCCAACTCCTCTTGGACTATCAGAATCTTTGTTaaaatccaaaaaaacccacatccattgccttcccttcatccactagaCAGGTTGGtgtaaaaggaaattaagtcaATACGGCACGAAGAGTCTGCTAAGAACATTTCTGGGGAAGTGAGATTCTGTagtgtgaatttttaaaaaatcatttacatttATTCTAAGCTGTCAAGCCATCAGTTCCCATGCTGTAATTTTTGGGAGAGTGGCGTATCTTTCATGTGTAGCCACGAATCCTGCTTTAAGCTCAAAAATTCGTTCAGGCATGAATCAAAATGGAGAGGAGCACTGGCTATACATAAAATTGCTTCTTATGCTCCTTTAAATACTCACCCAGGGCTGGGAGTAATTGAGTGCTAATGATCcctctgccttttgtttgtAGCCATCCTATGACAAATGGTTGCTTGTCTTTTGTAGTAGGAATGTTGCTGCTTAGGAAACAGAAGTTGTTCTGGCAAACACCTATTCCTGGACTTCTGCCAGAAGTGTCCCAGACCATCTACCAGCATGTGCTCGGGGTCTGACCTATTGATCTTGTGTTTCTCACTTGGAGGCGCTTTTGAGCTGATTTGCAGAGGATTCAAGCCCCCAGCTTCAGTCCTGATTGTGGGTGCTCCTGAAAAGCAGCCTCCAAGCCTGTCCAAATTAGACACCCAGAGGCAGATGCTCCTTCTAGAAAAGTTGCCTGAGCGAGGCCTTTCCCAGAGACACCTTGCCCATGAGTAGAACGGCAAGAACTGAAGCTGTGGAGCTCCTGACCGCCTTGCCGAGGCCCCGGGTGAGCTCACCCCTCTTGTTCCCTGCTCTTCCTAGCTCCGTGCTTCCACCACCCTCACGCTGTACAAGCCCTCAGGAGTCACCACCCCTCTCCTCACTCAGCTCTAAGGAAGACAGTAGTTGAGTTTGAGAGCCAGCATTAAATTAAGTTCTGGAGACTGCCTGGAGCACACTTTGGTCTCTGTATGAAATGAGGCCCCAGCTGTTACCCTAGGAGTGGTCCTTGGAGATCAAGCCTGTATGTATGTGCCTGACAGCCCTGCGAGGAACACGTCAATGATCATGAGGAGGTTGTTGCCTTGCTGTGGTTCAACACAGACCACTTAGCTGTTCGAATAATTTCTAAGTGCCCTAGTGAATGCCTTGGAAACATGGTTTCATGCAAGCCTGGGATAAGGTGAGAGGTCCAACTCTGAGGCTGCTCAGAGTTTGGAGACTGCCAAACTACAACCCCCTAAAAATGACTTGGCATCAAGATTTAAGTAATATCTTACACAAGGGCTGATCAGAGCTTGTGGCACTCCAAAGTGGCAGTGTCTGCTTGGGGTCATTCTGGCTGGTGGGTGCTTTTGGTGAGGACCACAACCCATACCGTGCGCAGCTCGACCAGCTCCGATGCCGTCCAAGAGGAGGGTACGTTGGCTGATCAGTTATTTTGTGCTGATGATCTGCAGGGGCTCCTCAGGACACTACCCTGAGACCAGCAGGTAAAAAACGATACTGCAAAGTGCTCCAGAATCTATATGCACctctttaattaaaaggaaaacagcagtaaatGGGGGAAAAGGAACATCATTCCAAAGCCAGAGCACATGGGTAATGTAACCGTGACACAGACaccctcccacgggctgcagctcCTACAAGAAAAGCAAGTAGCTGCAACAGTCGTCGGTGCTGCTGAGCACAAGCACGTCCATATGAGAGGGAGATGTTTTAAGCGCTGACACAGATTTGGCTGACAAATGTGGTGCTGGCACACTGTCTCCTTTGAATTAGCAAACACGCTGCCGCAAAACGTGCTCTGTGGTGCTGTGTCCGTCCCTGTGTGCTGTGAGAGCGGCTCCCAGGGAGTTCACTCCATGAAGCGGTGCGGTTCCTGCGCAAGGGCTGGAGGAGATGTTAAGTCCCAGAGGGAAAAGTTGAGTCCCCTGCCTCCTTTCAAACAGCTGGGTCTTGTGATGGTTGTCCTACTCCACCCCAGccctcaaataaaaaaacccaagcaggaTGCAAACTGCAGTGAATGTTTTAAGTGAGTGCTGTCCAaaaaacaagacttttttttttttctaagtttatTCCAGTTAACATGGCAATCCCGATATTCCGGGTGACCTGGCAGTGTCTGTGGGGCAGAGGTCCTTGGCGATGCTGGCATAGACCCATTCAGAGCAAGGGGCTGGGCAGTAGATTCCTAAATTaatctgtttggggttttttcctcaaatgTTCTTAAAGCCACATAAGTAATGAGATTATTCCTTGCAGTTCCAAGAGCAGAGTCATTTTGTCCTgacctgcagctccctgcctgccctgacAGAAGGCTGCTTTCCTGCTCTGATCTCTCTACAGCCAAGGTGTAGCTTATCTTGGAAGGTGGTATtgtgctgcagggatggggctaGGTTTCGGCAGGGTAAGGAGAACACCCACATAGTTGAGTGAATTGAATTCGTGGCTTTGGCCACTGGGGCACTGGGCTGGTTTTACTTCCAGGATTTATTCAGGGGggggaaagaaaccaaaacaaacatctAAGATGTCTGGGCCACTTCCCACCTCTCAGGTGCTCTTGTCCACAGTTGTATGTGCTAGCTGGGACCCACATCCCACATCTCTTGCTGCCGACAGCTGACGGTGTGATGCAGTGCTTCGGGAGAAACACTGTGTCCCTCCTGGGGCTTGTCCAACCCTCAAAGCAGGTGGAGGAAGGCTAAGCGAGCAGGGATGCAGCAAAGTGTCCCTTGGTTAGCCCCTTCCCGCAATCCCATctgcaaataaaactgaatcCAAAAGTGGTTACGCTAAGGCAGTGTCCCATCTGGGACTCCCCATGCACCGTGACATGCTATGCCATGCATGGCATTCTGCCTGAGCCAGACCAAAAAGCTCTGCTCCAGTGAGGAAAAAGGACATGGAGGCTGTAACCTGCTGGGACTTGCTTAGAAACCCCGGGAAGCACTGATGGACAGATACTGCTTGGCCAGGAGGCCAtaaagccccagctctgccagcgcTGGTGGTGCCTATGCAATTGCTGCCTGCTCCGGCACGGGTGGCTGGCAGCACCACAGGACAGTGCTGTGGCAgtccctgcctctgctgccttttggggCATCTTTGCTGCTCTAACCTACTCCCCTCCCAGGACCAtaagggccactaagatgattaagggattgGAGCAGCTGTCATAtaagaagaggctgagagagctgggactgtttagctTGGAAAAATGAAGGCTGGGGGGGATTCTTATCCGTGTCTATTAATACCTGGCGGGGGGTAAAGAAGATGGAGGCAGATGGTCCTGAGCGGTGCCCAGTGAAAGACCAAGCACCAAACTGAAACTGAAGTACAGGGATTCAAgttaaacttcagaaaagttttttctgtGAGGATGGTcaagcactggcacagattGGCCGGAGAGGTTTtggcatctccatccttggaggtactCAAAACCCAACCAGATGTGGTCCTGAGCTCTAGatgaccctgctctgagcatcGGGGAATGGATAAGCATttccaaaggtcccttcccacctcaccTATTCTGTGAGTCTTTGATCTGTTGTGGCTCAGTGATGAGACCCGCACCAAGAGGTGCCAAATCTTTATGGGAATGGGTTTGAAAAACCTGTTCAGCTGGGTGAGCTCTGTCCCCGGCTCCCTGGACCCCTGCTTGCGGTTGGGTGCCATGGTGTGTTCCCACCACAGGTACAGAAGACGGTAGAAACCAGGGCTGCCCCGGGAACAGCGACAGCGTGCAACGCTGTCGCTGTTCCCGGGGCAGCCCTGGTTTCAGTGGCTTCCTGAGCTGGGCGCTCCCACCGTGTAGCCACCTTGTGCCACCTTGGGTGATGCTTCCCATACCCAGCAGCCAAAGTCTGGTAACATCTCAGCAACTCTTGCAAAGCTCAGGGAAGTTGGAAACTCCTTCCACTGCTGAAAAGGAGAGACCTGCTCGCCTTTTGGTGAAACCAAAGGCCACCATGGGAGTAGTATTGATCCTCAGCTTTCCAAGCACCTGAGAAACACCCAGCTGAGCCCAGCTTTGTCCTTCAGTCCAGAAGCATTCCTCCACACATTTATAAAGACAACATTAGAAATGGCATTTAACTCCCTCCAGCAACAGCATCCCTGGAAGGTGGGACAGTGAGGCATGCTGTGGGACCGGGCAGTGCCACACACGGCCAGGGCAATCGTCTCTGCCCCGGTTGTGCCAAGCCAGGAGGCCCAAGACTTCTGTGCCCTGTGCTAGGTGACAGGTACCTGCTCTCCTGCACACCTGGCCGCAAAAGGCACCCAGCAGCCCCACATGCTGGCTCAGGCTCGAGCTTGCTGGTGGCTGAGACATGGGGCAGGGCTGCACCCAGACAATGCCAGAAATCACAATGATGCCCTGTgaacccccaccccccaccctccaGCCTGCTATGTTGACCGCCTGCCCCTGGGCAGCAGGGCCAAAGAAACACCCGCACAGTGACACTGGCATTCAttaaaggtttggttttattgctggtttaaaatcaaaattagtCATTCTCTGTAATTACATTATATATAGATTTATAGAGACATtatagaaaagaattttttgcttttgtttttctgcaaaaatctgtaaataaaaaataaaataaaacaaacaaaaaaaggtggCAGCTTCtgtccgtccgtctgtccgtcccTCTgttgctcctcctgcccctgccctccacGGCGCTTCCCAACAGACCAGGAAAGGCTCTGGGCTGGGGCCACATCTCACTACACTCCCTACAGCcacagctggggagggacaggaGCACGTGGAGCTGGAAAGAAGAAACGCCAGCAGAATATATTAATAtcttatatttcattttatttaagtcCTGGGGACTCCAGGTGGCAAAGGGCAGCAGTCCCCACGGCCCAGGCAACTCCTGGAACGAAACGGCGTGGTTTCCAAAGTGCAGGTCCTTCCAGGACAGGGCACGTGCCCTCAAGCAAGAGGAAGGcaagaggaggcagagaaatCCAGTACATCTCCCTGCCGCTCTGGTCCCAGCAGCTGTAGCCGACGAGGGGGGCAGGAAGGGTGGGCTCCCCGTGTATTTTAAATAGCCATCAGAGGGTGGGATGTGCAGCGAGCCCCCCCTGCCGAGGGGTGTGTACATGGCACCCCGTGGGGCCAGTGGTCAGTAGCAGGGGAAGCGGTGCTCCATAAGGCAGTGTGCAGCCGTGGTGAGCTGCCAGCGGGGATAATACTGCGGTGTGCTGCCGAGAGCGGGAGCTGCTGGGTCCCGGCTGGCCCCAGTCTGTGCAAGCCCCGGGCAGCCCAGCGGTGCCTTTGCCCTCAAGGGATGGCAGGTGGGTTTGCGTGGCATCTCAGAAAGCTGTACTGGCCATGCTGGCTGGTGCAAAGATCCTCGGGAGGCTGTCCAGGGTCTCCTCCAGCCGCCGGTGAGCTGATTTACCATCTTCCCCTGCAAGTACATGCCGTGGTCAGTGAACTGAACTGCAGAAGCTCTGTCCCCTACCCATCCCCAGCCACCTTCCCCAGCCTTTCTGGGGAAACGTGGCTAATGCCTGGCAGATCTCAGCTGGTGTGCTATGGCCACAGAGTGGAGACCTCTCTTGTCCTCCTTAGCACACCCTTGGGCAGGTCCCAGCCAGGATCCAGCTAAAAAAGCCCCCAGAGCTCCTGATTCAGATGTTGCAAATCCTGTTCTTCAGCTGCCTGCCGTACCCATGCCCACGCGGGGCAGGGATCACTCGCATTTGGGCTGCAGGAGTGCTGTCTTGTGGAGAGCCTAGCTTGGGGCCAAGGGGCCAGGGCTTGGGGCTGTGCCAGCTCCAGCGTCACACATCTGCATGCACTGGCACAGGGATCCCGAGGGCTTCCCCAGGACCCCCGGGCACACACAGAGATGCACACATCTATGCTACAAGCTGGCTCTGGGATCTTGACCCGGCACCCCCACACGCGAATCTGCCCGCAGTGGCCATCCCCAGCAAGAGATGGTGACACGGACAATCTGCTGGGACATGGGACACAAGGCATCTACATGTGCTGGGATGCCACGGGGATGGGGTCTATGAACAACCAAGACACACAGACTCCGAAACGTGACATGGCTGACAGGCTCTAAGACGGAGACATTCGTGAGCAAAGCGGCAGGAGTGGGGACAGGGGACGAGGACGGCTCACGTGTCCCAAcctgtgcagcagctgccacGATCTGGAGGCCTAGAAACCCACTCAGATGGTTCTCTCAGTGCCATCtagcaaataataaataacaaccAGGCTTAGTGCTCTGTGGCCACAGGACACCTGGCCCTCACTGCCCACTGCCAGCTTGCTCTTGCCTGGCAGAGCTTGGGGCACCATGAGCCAGAGTGCGTGGGGTAGGCAGGGGCCAGGCCGGGACCCTCTTCTCCCGCGGGCGCTGCTGGCACCAGGAGATGCCACTCGGGATGCcgtgggtggggagggagcagagaggagcagcGGGACACTCACCGCACAGCATCAGGCTCTGCTTGGCTGCCTCCCGCACAGGCTCCTTGTCGGTTTGGCACAGGTAAACCAGCTGCTCAATGCTCTCCTTGGCCTGCAGGAGAAGGGACAAGGGGCTGAGTGTGGCTGGTagggctggcagcaggaacaCAGCCCGGAGGGGAAGACAACACAGAGCACTGCAGCCCCATGGTGCAAGAAAGTCCCTCGTcctgtcccttccctccccatttcccttcctgccctgcccctgcctgcttTGCTGGCACATTTGGGGCAACCCCAGTCCCTCTCTCCTGGGAGTGGGAGACTGTGCAGGTGTGTCCGGAGTCACCAGCCACATGTGATTCCTTTTCCTCCGGAagatgcagctctgctgcctcctccccgcGTCCCTCTCACCTTCAGGCAGCCCAGCGCCGCACACCCTGCCACACGCGTCTGCACCTCCTCatcctccagctgctccaggtAGCACACGAGGGcctgggggagatgggggggtCAGTGCCACCACCCGTGGCAGAGCCAGGGGGCAGCACCCTGGGGGCTGTGGCACCAGCCCACCTCATCCCTGGCTTGCCTGGCACGTACCCGTTGGCGGAAGCGGGGGTTTTCTGCCAGGCTGCGGAGCTGGGCCGACACGGCGCTCACCACCTTGCTGTTGCCCTCAACGAGGAGCAGGCTCAGGGCCTTCAGTCCCTCCTTCTTCAGGCGGCCCTCGGGCACACGCTTCAGGGCACGCAGCACCACGTCCTGGTCATCTGAGTTGAGGTTCTgtgccagcagtgctgcagggaaCCACCGGCTGAGCTGAGGTGTGGGGAGCCCAGCGGCACTGCCTGCACGCCCCTGCCACCACAGGGAACCCATCCCTGGGCACCCTGCACCCATGCCAGGCAGAGGTAGCCCCACGCAGGGTGCCAACACATGGTACCCAAGCCAAGGTGCTGGGAACCTACAGCAAGGACTCAGGGTGCTCAGGAAGGCAGTGTGGGAGTGGGCTGTGCACCAGATCAGACCTACTTGCCCACCCCAGGGATGGCTGAGCCTCTGGGCGTTGCCCCAGGGCAGTCATGGTGGTGCTGCAGGGTGATCCCCTACAGTGATGCTCCAGCACCCCATGCCAGGGTCTAGGGAGAATGGGAGGGCACTCAccttcctctgccagctccatcATGTAGATGTCGAGTACCAGGATGCCGAGCGACTCAAAATGGCTCCAGTACTGGAAGATGGTGATCTGCTCACCCTGGGCACTGCCAGGCCGCCGGGGCAGCCGCCGATTCATCACATCCTCCACCAGCTTCACACACACTGAGGGAAAGGGACAGGTCAGGGTGTGCAGCAGCCGTGGTCACCCCTCTGCAGGGCTCCTGGCACCCATAGGCACCCACTCATGGTCACTGAGTGGGGCTGGCAACTCTCTCCCTGAACACCCCTGGGCACCCGCTCACCGGCATCAGCCAGGCCAGGGTGCCGCTCGCTGATGGGTGCTGCATACTGGGCGCTGAACACCTGCAGGAACCGCTCCACGGGGCAGGTGTAGACATTGGGCACCTCCACGCAGCGGTCCCAAAGGGGCAGCACGCCCTCCTTCCGTGTCGAGAACTGCACCACTGCGGGGACAGGTGTTGTCAAGCTTCCCTGGGCCACAGCAGTGGGCAGGTGACTCCTGCCCTCCAGCTGGCACGGCCCCTCACTGCCCAGCCATGGCCACGAGGGGAGACTGGGCCCCGTGCAGCCCCCGAGGCGGCACAGACGGTCCCCTCAGCCGTGTGTCTTTACCTtcggcagcagagctggctgctcccGCTCGCTCCTCCGTCAGCTGGCACACGATCTCCAGCACCTGCGCCTCCCGCATCAGCCTGTCCAGGGCATACATCTCCCGGCATCGCAGGGGACCGAAGGTGCCCAGCTTCTGCAAGGCACGGCCAAACCAGGGAACCTCAGGGACAGAGCTCATCGCCCATACCACAGCCTCCATGCTGCAGCAACATACCCCTCGAGGGGGGACCCACAGCCCACCCCAGGGCTTCACTCCCCAGGATGTCTCCTGCCATGGTGCCCTGGCCCGTCCTCACCAGCAGCAGGCGGTTGCAGTTGTTGAGGTGAAGCACCAGGGCCTTATCCAGGAACTCGTTGCCGGTGGTCATGGGGTCGGTGCTGGCCTCAGAGCCGCTGCACATGCCGGTGTCATCTGGCCCCGTCTCGCCAGCGCTGGTGGCCCTGCTGCTGCGCCGGGGTCTGCCAGCCCTCCTGCAAGCCAGGGAAAGACCGAGGCAGTGGGTCAGCATGGGAAACCTGGACCCAGCCCTTCCCCCCCCATAGGTGCAATGCTGGGCAGAGTTTCTGTAGGACCTACAGTATCACAGCATCAGGGCTGGGTGAAGGAGCATGTCCCAGGTGCACAGGGCACGGGGGcagcctcccagccctgcccccaTGGAGAGATGTGGGGTAGGATTGTGCCACCAgaagggccagatcctgctgctTCTTGACCTAGACCTGCCCTGAGCTGTGATGGGCCAGTCTAAATGTGCTTGGGcaccctggcagagctgggcatcCCCCATCCCAACTGCCCCAGGGCCGCATCCTGCCCCACGCCCCATCCCATGAGCCCTGTTGTGCACCTTTCGTCTTGGAGAGGCTCCTCCTCAGAGCCCTCCGAGTCCTCCATGTCGGAGGTGTTGAGGAAGCTGAAGCTCTCCAGCGCATGCTCCACTGTCAGGCTGATGCTGGAGGCCCGGCTGAGGAAGAtgccctgcttctgctgcagaggaaggcatgGCGGGGTTGGATCCTGGCTTGCCAGCCAAGACAGCCCTGCCACCTGCATCCCCAGGCACTGCCATCAGGGATGGCCCCATCCCCCTTGTCCCCAGGCACTGCCATCAGGGATGGCCCCATCCCCCTTGTCCCCAGGCACTGCCATCAGGGATGGCCCCATCCCCCTTGTCCCCAGGCACTGCCATCAGGGATGGCCCCATCCCCATTGTCCCTGGGCACTGCCAGCAGGGACGCTGCCGTCCCCCTCAcccccaggctctgctggcagcccctcaccagcagcatctcctccagGCGCTTGAGCTCCCGTTCAaggggctgcagctctgggaaCTGCCCCCGGTAGTCATCCAGGGCTGAGCCCAGGAGGCCAATGGCCTCCTCCAGACCCGAATCCACCGCCTTGTCCCGCGGCACCTCGGGGATGTCggcaggcagcggcggggcggggatGGGCCTCTCCTCCGCGGAGGCTTGTGCCAGCACTGCGGGGTCCCCGGTGCCGCAGCCGCCCTGTGCTGGCGCCCGGCTCCGCGTTGGCTCGGCCCCACCAGCCTCCACCTCACAGGTGACGGCCCACGCCACAGAGGCGCGGGGCTTGGCCTCAGCACCCCTGTCCTGCCCGGCCATGGCAGCTGCCACCGAGGCGCCAGGGAGGGGGTCCACGTCCTGCTCCCCCGTCCCTGTGTCCTCCTCCGGGCTGGGCGCAGGCTCCCAGGGGCTCTCCACAGCCTTGGCCTCCATCGTGGCATCCACGCTGGCCTCGCTGATGTGGCTCAGAGTCCGGGAGTAGGGCACGTGCCCGTTGGCCACCGTCTCCTTCTTACAGCTGCCCGGCTCCTCCGGCTGGCTGCCGGCGGGGGGGACGCCAACGCCGCCAGCCCTGTGCCCAGCCCTGGCCTCCTCCGgctgctgggagaaggagaTCTCGATGGCGGGGGCGGAGGCCTGCACCTCGGGCTGCACGATAGGCTTGTGCGCAGCATGGCGGGCGCTGCCAGACAGCTGGGGACTGGAGGAGTCATCCGAGGACTCGGAGGAGATGGACCAGGCCGTGCCgttctccagctcctcctggcgCCGCAGCATGttctggggagggggaaaatggTGTCAGACAAGACCCTCCTGCCGCCCCTGCTCATCTGGCTGCCTTCCCTTCAACCGGGGGCAGGATCCGGCCGAGCAGGAGGGCACCGAGGCCGTGGTGATCACCGGCAC
Coding sequences within:
- the RIPOR1 gene encoding rho family-interacting cell polarization regulator 1 isoform X8 — protein: MFSMSHKSPPPKVPQPNRLDEVYEALKKGLTAYLEVHQMELEKLSTQIRESKRNSRLGFLYDLDKQVKSIERFLRRLEFHASKIDELYEAYCIQRRLRDGAHNMVKAYSTGSPGSREARESLAEASKGYKEYTENMCLLENELESQLGEFHVRMKGNTSCSIPGLLPACLLPADAPLPSLAGLAGFARLCAGDQYEIFMKYGRQRWKLRGRIEVNSKQVWDSEEMVFLPLVTEFLSIKVTELKSLANHVVVGNVSCETKDLFAALPQVVAVDINDLGTLKLSLEVTWNPFDKDDQPSAASTVNKASTVNKRFSTYNQSPPDTPSLREQAFYSPGRAANKHGWSLLDIFRETLFEKLSQSCSCGDVSSAELRRWPQQGRNMLRRQEELENGTAWSISSESSDDSSSPQLSGSARHAAHKPIVQPEVQASAPAIEISFSQQPEEARAGHRAGGVGVPPAGSQPEEPGSCKKETVANGHVPYSRTLSHISEASVDATMEAKAVESPWEPAPSPEEDTGTGEQDVDPLPGASVAAAMAGQDRGAEAKPRASVAWAVTCEVEAGGAEPTRSRAPAQGGCGTGDPAVLAQASAEERPIPAPPLPADIPEVPRDKAVDSGLEEAIGLLGSALDDYRGQFPELQPLERELKRLEEMLLQKQGIFLSRASSISLTVEHALESFSFLNTSDMEDSEGSEEEPLQDERRAGRPRRSSRATSAGETGPDDTGMCSGSEASTDPMTTGNEFLDKALVLHLNNCNRLLLKLGTFGPLRCREMYALDRLMREAQVLEIVCQLTEERAGAASSAAEVVQFSTRKEGVLPLWDRCVEVPNVYTCPVERFLQVFSAQYAAPISERHPGLADAVCVKLVEDVMNRRLPRRPGSAQGEQITIFQYWSHFESLGILVLDIYMMELAEEALLAQNLNSDDQDVVLRALKRVPEGRLKKEGLKALSLLLVEGNSKVVSAVSAQLRSLAENPRFRQRALVCYLEQLEDEEVQTRVAGCAALGCLKAKESIEQLVYLCQTDKEPVREAAKQSLMLCGEDGKSAHRRLEETLDSLPRIFAPASMASTAF
- the RIPOR1 gene encoding rho family-interacting cell polarization regulator 1 isoform X2 gives rise to the protein MERAGVGAAKSLHELPACSPSMGVEQRGCTEPGPLSPRASSLASPGTWRPSRSHSTMSLSVRPQRRVLVTKINRSQSFAGVNSTADRPFRNLSPFTPTVSRKTGSRVSRMFSMSHKSPPPKVPQPNRLDEVYEALKKGLTAYLEVHQMELEKLSTQIRESKRNSRLGFLYDLDKQVKSIERFLRRLEFHASKIDELYEAYCIQRRLRDGAHNMVKAYSTGSPGSREARESLAEASKGYKEYTENMCLLENELESQLGEFHVRMKGNTSCSIPGLLPACLLPADAPLPSLAGLAGFARLCAGDQYEIFMKYGRQRWKLRGRIEVNSKQVWDSEEMVFLPLVTEFLSIKVTELKSLANHVVVGNVSCETKDLFAALPQVVAVDINDLGTLKLSLEVTWNPFDKDDQPSAASTVNKASTVNKRFSTYNQSPPDTPSLREQAFYSPGRAANKHGWSLLDIFRETLFEKLSQSCSCGDVSSAELRRWPQQGRNMLRRQEELENGTAWSISSESSDDSSSPQLSGSARHAAHKPIVQPEVQASAPAIEISFSQQPEEARAGHRAGGVGVPPAGSQPEEPGSCKKETVANGHVPYSRTLSHISEASVDATMEAKAVESPWEPAPSPEEDTGTGEQDVDPLPGASVAAAMAGQDRGAEAKPRASVAWAVTCEVEAGGAEPTRSRAPAQGGCGTGDPAVLAQASAEERPIPAPPLPADIPEVPRDKAVDSGLEEAIGLLGSALDDYRGQFPELQPLERELKRLEEMLLQKQGIFLSRASSISLTVEHALESFSFLNTSDMEDSEGSEEEPLQDERRAGRPRRSSRATSAGETGPDDTGMCSGSEASTDPMTTGNEFLDKALVLHLNNCNRLLLKLGTFGPLRCREMYALDRLMREAQVLEIVCQLTEERAGAASSAAEVVQFSTRKEGVLPLWDRCVEVPNVYTCPVERFLQVFSAQYAAPISERHPGLADAVCVKLVEDVMNRRLPRRPGSAQGEQITIFQYWSHFESLGILVLDIYMMELAEEALLAQNLNSDDQDVVLRALKRVPEGRLKKEGLKALSLLLVEGNSKVVSAVSAQLRSLAENPRFRQRALVCYLEQLEDEEVQTRVAGCAALGCLKAKESIEQLVYLCQTDKEPVREAAKQSLMLCDGTERTI
- the RIPOR1 gene encoding rho family-interacting cell polarization regulator 1 isoform X7; the encoded protein is MERAGVGAAKSLHELPACSPSMGVEQRGCTEPGPLSPRASSLASPGTWRPSRSHSTMSLSVRPQRRVLVTKINRSQSFAGVNSTADRPFRNLSPFTPTVSRKTGSRVSRMFSMSHKSPPPKVPQPNRLDEVYEALKKGLTAYLEVHQMELEKLSTQIRESKRNSRLGFLYDLDKQVKSIERFLRRLEFHASKIDELYEAYCIQRRLRDGAHNMVKAYSTGSPGSREARESLAEASKGYKEYTENMCLLENELESQLGEFHVRMKGLAGFARLCAGDQYEIFMKYGRQRWKLRGRIEVNSKQVWDSEEMVFLPLVTEFLSIKVTELKSLANHVVVGNVSCETKDLFAALPQVVAVDINDLGTLKLSLEVTWNPFDKDDQPSAASTVNKASTVNKRFSTYNQSPPDTPSLREQAFYNMLRRQEELENGTAWSISSESSDDSSSPQLSGSARHAAHKPIVQPEVQASAPAIEISFSQQPEEARAGHRAGGVGVPPAGSQPEEPGSCKKETVANGHVPYSRTLSHISEASVDATMEAKAVESPWEPAPSPEEDTGTGEQDVDPLPGASVAAAMAGQDRGAEAKPRASVAWAVTCEVEAGGAEPTRSRAPAQGGCGTGDPAVLAQASAEERPIPAPPLPADIPEVPRDKAVDSGLEEAIGLLGSALDDYRGQFPELQPLERELKRLEEMLLQKQGIFLSRASSISLTVEHALESFSFLNTSDMEDSEGSEEEPLQDERRAGRPRRSSRATSAGETGPDDTGMCSGSEASTDPMTTGNEFLDKALVLHLNNCNRLLLKLGTFGPLRCREMYALDRLMREAQVLEIVCQLTEERAGAASSAAEVVQFSTRKEGVLPLWDRCVEVPNVYTCPVERFLQVFSAQYAAPISERHPGLADAVCVKLVEDVMNRRLPRRPGSAQGEQITIFQYWSHFESLGILVLDIYMMELAEEALLAQNLNSDDQDVVLRALKRVPEGRLKKEGLKALSLLLVEGNSKVVSAVSAQLRSLAENPRFRQRALVCYLEQLEDEEVQTRVAGCAALGCLKAKESIEQLVYLCQTDKEPVREAAKQSLMLCGEDGKSAHRRLEETLDSLPRIFAPASMASTAF
- the RIPOR1 gene encoding rho family-interacting cell polarization regulator 1 isoform X4, with the translated sequence MNGKPKGRPSRSHSTMSLSVRPQRRVLVTKINRSQSFAGVNSTADRPFRNLSPFTPTVSRKTGSRVSRMFSMSHKSPPPKVPQPNRLDEVYEALKKGLTAYLEVHQMELEKLSTQIRESKRNSRLGFLYDLDKQVKSIERFLRRLEFHASKIDELYEAYCIQRRLRDGAHNMVKAYSTGSPGSREARESLAEASKGYKEYTENMCLLENELESQLGEFHVRMKGNTSCSIPGLLPACLLPADAPLPSLAGLAGFARLCAGDQYEIFMKYGRQRWKLRGRIEVNSKQVWDSEEMVFLPLVTEFLSIKVTELKSLANHVVVGNVSCETKDLFAALPQVVAVDINDLGTLKLSLEVTWNPFDKDDQPSAASTVNKASTVNKRFSTYNQSPPDTPSLREQAFYSPGRAANKHGWSLLDIFRETLFEKLSQSCSCGDVSSAELRRWPQQGRNMLRRQEELENGTAWSISSESSDDSSSPQLSGSARHAAHKPIVQPEVQASAPAIEISFSQQPEEARAGHRAGGVGVPPAGSQPEEPGSCKKETVANGHVPYSRTLSHISEASVDATMEAKAVESPWEPAPSPEEDTGTGEQDVDPLPGASVAAAMAGQDRGAEAKPRASVAWAVTCEVEAGGAEPTRSRAPAQGGCGTGDPAVLAQASAEERPIPAPPLPADIPEVPRDKAVDSGLEEAIGLLGSALDDYRGQFPELQPLERELKRLEEMLLQKQGIFLSRASSISLTVEHALESFSFLNTSDMEDSEGSEEEPLQDERRAGRPRRSSRATSAGETGPDDTGMCSGSEASTDPMTTGNEFLDKALVLHLNNCNRLLLKLGTFGPLRCREMYALDRLMREAQVLEIVCQLTEERAGAASSAAEVVQFSTRKEGVLPLWDRCVEVPNVYTCPVERFLQVFSAQYAAPISERHPGLADAVCVKLVEDVMNRRLPRRPGSAQGEQITIFQYWSHFESLGILVLDIYMMELAEEALLAQNLNSDDQDVVLRALKRVPEGRLKKEGLKALSLLLVEGNSKVVSAVSAQLRSLAENPRFRQRALVCYLEQLEDEEVQTRVAGCAALGCLKAKESIEQLVYLCQTDKEPVREAAKQSLMLCGEDGKSAHRRLEETLDSLPRIFAPASMASTAF